AGCCGGCTCCATGCCAGATTTTGAGCAGCACCAATATCGCGGGCCAATATTGCGGGGAGGATAAGAAGACAACCGGCGGAATTCCGAAGGCGCCGAGAATTTGGTTGAGGAATCCTCCCTCGGTCGCAACGAATGCGGTCATAATCATGGCTACAACCGTCCATGAAAGAAAGTGCGGAAAGATCATAACCGACTGTGATATCTTTTTGAACGCTTTGCCCCTGATTTCAGTCACCATGACCGCAATAGCGACCGCAGCTATCGTTCCAAAACCAATAAACAATACATTGAGAAACACTGTGTTGGTCACGATCTTGATCCAATCGTTCGAACGAAAGAAAAAGTCGAAGTTTTTCAGTCCGATGAACTCGCTGCCCGCAATCCCTTTGACCGCTTTGAAATCCTGGAAGGCAATGACAATACCGCCCATCGGAAAATAAGCGAAAACAAAGAACCACAACATGCCGGGAAGGGCTAAAGCATACATAAATTTGTTGCTTCGGAGTTCGTAAAAGATGCTCCCGACCGCTCCGCGTTTTTTCTTCATTCGGGTGCCTGCATATTCAGGCTCTGGGCGCAGTGCCGTTACCGACTTGCTCATCCGGCTCCTCCTTTTCCATATCTCCAGCAATAATCTAACTTTATGCCCGCCACCTGCTCCGCGAAAGTTTGGATTATGGCCAAAATCTTTATTTTCCGTCAAATTCGGGGTGTGAAATCTTACTATTTTGGTTGAATGGTACCGATATGAGGCCTCATGAATAAAATTTCTCAAATTCATTAAACGCTGCTTATGCTCTCATCCAAAACATTGAATTTCGGCTGTTTTCGGAAGTGATCCGGCGTTTTGCCGCAATGCTTCTTAAACGAGACATAGAAATAATTTGTATTCTCGAACCCGACCAACTCGCCGATCCTGTTCGCAGGCAAATCCGTTTGAATCAACAGCTCCTTTGCTTTCGCGAACCGATACTCCGTCAAATAGACCGATATCGATTGCCCGACGGCATCTTTAAATACTTTGCGCATGTAATTGGTTGACAAGCCGCCGACCTCCACAAGCGTATCTACGGTCAAGCCCGGGCTGCTGTAGTTCTCATGAATATACCGCAGCACCTTATCCACAATCCATTTGTTCTTCTGCTGCGATTGCCGGTCCCTCATATTGATCGAATGCTCGCAAAGCTCCATGTACCACTGCTCGATCTCTTCCATGGACTCCTTTAAATGAAGCTGCTGGCTAAGATAGCCGATATCCATTCGCATCACTTCCTGGCCGGCCGAACCCATCGCCTTGGCGATCCGGACGACCGCGATTAGCAGCTGGGCAAACACCAGCATCATTTCGTCGAATGGGGCCTTCCGGGCATAAGCGATAAATTCGCCGAGAGCCTCTCTCGTTTTCTCAAGATCTCCCAGCTTCATGCGGTCCGTCACTTGCTTCTCCAGGTGTGCGATATGACCTTCCTGCAGCGCTTCTCTCGTTTCCGGAAAATCGCGGTTTATTAAACAGCCCGCTCCGAGCACGATTCTGTATCGCGAAGCATCATAGGCGGAGCTCCATGAATGCCGGATTTGTGCCAGTCCGTCAACAAGCGTACCCAATGCGGCGGATACCGAGAGCTTCAGAAATTTGCCGACATTCGTTTGAATCTGCTCAAGCGCAGCAGCGATCTCCTGATCTTCACCCGCCGCCTCGCGCGGAATATTGACGATGAGCGCAATCGAATCTTCCCTGCAATCGAAGCAGACCGGCTGGTATGTGCCCGGACTAAGCTCTACGGCAATATTGGCGATCGCATATTTGAATAAAGAAATATCCGTTTGCTTATAGGCGTCCTGAAGGCTGCGAAACGAATCGATTCGAAGCAGACATACGAGAAAATGAGGGTGTTCGAATACAATGCCTGCTTGCTTTAGCTTGCGCACCATTTCGGCGTCGCCGGTCCAGCCGCCGGTTTTCAATAGTTGAAGCACTTCATGGCGTTTGGCGGACTGATAGTCGACGATGCTTGTTTGCAAATCCTGAATTTTATTCTCCAAATAAGCGAATGTGCCTCCAAGCAAATCCAGCTCGGACACGGGCTGCCGCTCTCTCGAACCGAAGGAGGCGTCTCGCACGCTTCGGGTCAAACGATGAATCGGACCGTAAATGATTCGGGTGAAGAATCCGGCAAGCGCGAGCATGCTCAAAAGCAGCACGACCGTAGCCGATAAAATAAACCGTTTCATTTCCTCAACGTTCCGGAGTACATTGTCATAGTCGATGACCCCGATGAAGGTCCATCCCAAACTATCGGACTTTATGTACGTGATGCGGAACTTCCGTCCCTCCATAGTCAGCTCCATGGTGCCTTTTGGTTCGCTTGATGCTCCGATTCTTTTCACATAGCTCTGATCCGACAGGTTTCTGTTAATTATGGCGCTGTCCGTATGAGAAATGACCGTTCCTTGCTTGTTAAGAATTATCGATTGAAAGGAGCTGCTGCCGGTCCCGCTCATAACCATCCGCTGCAGCGTTTGCTGATCCAGATTTACAACCATGGCACCGTTCGTGACTCGGCCGATGGAACTTAAATATACAAGGGAGATCAGATTGCTGTCGTATGGTTTCCCATCGATGTCGTACCGGATATGACGTGAAAAAAAGATGCCGGACCGGTTTGGCTGGATATTATCCAGCAGCTTAAGCATCCCGGAATCATAGAAATCATCGAATGTTCGCACGGTGGAAAGCGAGGAAAAGACGAGCCGCTTCTGATAATTGAATAAATAAAGCGAGTGCACCAGCGGGTTCGTACTGCCGAGCTCGTAAAGCTTGCTGCCGATTCTCCCCAATGCGCTCGTATCGAAATCCTCATTGTAGAAGCCGTTCTGGATATTGGCGTCCCCGAAAGCGCTTGCATAATTTTCGTATGTGGAAGTGAGCAAAATGTTTGCCGTATTATACGACTGTTCAACAGCGCGATCTGTGGAACGATTGATTTCCAGCGTCAAATTCCGGGATACCCTGGAGGTAATTACGAACGTCAAGACCGCAATGATGAGCAGGCCGACAAGAACATATGACGATACGATACGGATAAGCATGTTTTTGTTGCGCATGAATGACCTGACGAATTCGATGAAGATCCCCCCGCTTTCAGCAAAAGCATGTGCCTCATTTTAACAGTATCAGAATTAGTGCTGAAAAGGGCTCCAGTTTTTTAAGATGTAAGTCAATTTTCTTAAGGACTTGTATCTGGACGAGTGAAAAAGGGGCGGCAAATCGGCAGCAAATGAAATAAATACCACTTGCATGACGAACATATATTCGGTATATAATAAGACCATACGTTCGCATTGGAGGGGCTGCAAATGTCACTTGAAAAATATATTGGCCGTCTCGTTACAATCATGTACATTGACCGGAACAACCGTATAACTAAGCGGACAATTCAGATCCACTCGGTGCGTAATGGCGTCATTCGAGCATATTGCATGACTTCCGGCGGCCCTCGAATATTTCATGTTTGCAATGTTCTGGCCGCAGAAGCGGCATAAATCCAAAATATACCGCCTCTATACCTGCAGCCGCGCGCTTATAATTGGAATAGAGGTGTTTCTATGTTTATTGAACCGATGCAGCTCGAGAAGCGGGAATCCCCGTTCGACGACAGCCGCTACGTATTTGAACCGAAAGTATCTCTATAAACCAGCATGTACATTATGAAAAAAACAATCCCATTCCTTTTGTATCATGCATTATTAGCATAAATTATAGTTGTACATAAATATCAAACTGTACAAAATGGCGGGAGTGCTAACGGGCAGTAATGCGAAGAAAATAATTCAATAATCATCATCGACTTTCGAAGATAAGAAGCTATAATTATAATGGTTAAGAATACCAAATTAAAACAGGTGGTGGTAAAAATGGGCGAGCATATTACAGACAACATTCCGTTCAAACAAAAGATTGGAAATTGTTATGTTCATGTTTTTGATTTTGAAAGGGCATATGATTTTTATACCAACATATTAGGCTTAAAGCCTGCCTGGACCAGCAACGATAATAATAAACCACTTGCCGGGTTTAACATGGAGAATGGAACTGGATTCATCATTGTAGGGATGCCAAGCAAAGTTACACCATTACCTTACGCGGCATTTCATTTTCAATGTACGGATGTAGCAGAGGCACATCGGTATTTAAAAGAAAAAGGAATACAAGTAACGGAAATATCAGATAGTGGTGATGGATTTGAATTTTGGGATACCGAAGGCAATAAGTTACACACAATGGCGATATAAATTGCTAAACTAACGGAACACGATAGTTCCAAAACCCACACCGAGAGGCTGCCGCGAAAACGGTCGGCAGCCTCGTTAAGCTAACTGGCAGTTTAACAGAGCGATGACTACTGTTTTGAGAAAATAACAGCATCCATTTTACAACTTCTATCCATGAGCATGCGTCTAATTCTTTGTGACTCGATATAATTACAATCAAAAGAAAAAGGCGGATTTTGAATGACAAGCTTCACTGCCTAAAGTCTACCTGACGGAGAGGTGTCGATGAGATGAAAATGAAACGGATTTATATGTTCGGCCTGGCGGCACTGCTCGCTGTCGGAGTTCCCGCCGGGACGGCCGGAACCGCGCAGGCGGCTGAGGCGGCAGCGCCAACGGCAGCCAATGTGCCGACAGCAGCCGAAGATGAAACCATGGCCGTGCCGGTGTCATCGGCCATTCAAGCGTCTGCGGTCCAGCGGGTCCAAATGGGGCGGTCCGATATGGCGTATGTGCCACTGTTTGGCTCGCGCGCAGCGGACCAAGACGCTATTGCGAAAACGGTGACCATCGCGAACCGGCTGCTTAAGAACGCAAAGCCGACGACGGAGCAACTGGTCGGAGAGGATGTCTATTTCGCCACCAGTGTCGATATCAAGCTAACCGATGGCACCGATATCTACTTACAATTCAATGATTCACAGCAGGTCTACATCCTTGTCGGCGAAGATAAATATATCGCCCAGGATGCTACGGCCATCAATGAGTTTTACGCCTTGCTGGCGGTACCTCCGCAGAGAGATATCAGCACACTCAAGCCGGCCATCGGACAGACGGTTGGTGTTACGGGCAGTGACGCGGGTAACTATAAAGGAACGGTTCGGATCTTCGTCGAGACCCCCGGCTCATCCGGTGGCTATATGACAGCAAAGGGCGTGGGTTATCCGTCCAAAAGAGCACTGCTTGTCTTTACCGCACCTTACATCGAAGCACGTTACAATTTTCAATTCACGATGCCGGCCTACGGCGAAGCGATCGACGGCACCTTTAAGCCGATCACACCTGGCATTTATGACCTCTACATCGACACCGGCTGGAGTAGAACCTCCCAGCGCGTTATGATCGCTCCTCCAGCCGCTCCTGCGCTGGCCATCAATGGTGTCGCGGTGAACGATTCGGCGCTTGCACCAGTCGTCTCGAACGGTGTCATGCTGCTACCGATGCGCGCGCTTGCGGAATCGTTTGGCTGGTACGTGAGATGGGACGCAGCGCATAAAGCCGCATTCGTTTCAACGCAGCCTGATACGCAGGAAATCAACCAAGGTAGCAGCGCAACGCTGTCGCTATGGGTGAACGGCAAGCAGCTTACCGGCGTGAACGCCAAGCCGGTTATCAAGAAGGGACGCGTCTATTTGCCGCTGCGCGCGACGTCGGAAGCGTTCGGCTTTCAGCTGACGTGGACGCCAAGCGTGCGCGGGACGCTACTCGTCTTCAAGCCGCAGCTGCTCGATGAAGGCGCGTACGCAGGAGAAGCGAAGAAGTTGGCCGCCACGAAGTTGCTGAACGGCTATGTAAACGCCATGAACAGTCGCGATGCTGTTGCGCTCGGCCGAATGTTTGTGAAGAACGGTACACCGGCGCAGTTGTTCGAGATCATTGGCCAGCGGCTCATTACGGGCATCCGCTCTGTGACGTTCGAAGACCGTCCCGGCGGCGCACTGCTGGCGTATGTGACGTTCAGCTATCTGTTCGATCCGTACGGAAATAAGTCGGGCACTCCAGGAATCGTGTTCATGCAGGAAAATGGCACGTGGAAGATCTCGGACGTCGACTGAATGGCTGATTAACACAGAAATGAGGGAAGTGGCAGTCTCGGACGTTGCGTCCAGGACTGTCGCTTTGTTTGCGCTTTACCAATTAAATTCGGACTCTCCGTTCTTTAAACGGGCACAATAGCTAAATAAATAGAATCGATCTGAAAGGGCATCACCGCTGAATAAACCCAACCAGCGTTACGCTAACGAGGAACGAGAGTTCAATAAATTATAGAAGTAAAGGAGATAAGGATTAATTGGAAATAAGCCATTGGCACTTGGGTTATTACAAGGATGGTAATGACATAGAAGCTGTATGTTTTTTTGAAGAAGACAGTTGGGTTGTTTACTACGATGATAGTAACGATAGTGGATTATTTGTTAAGTCTCAGCCAAGACATGAATTGTTTGGTGTTGTGATTTTTAAGGTTCGTGACTACGTAGAAGCAGAAAATAGATTTTATGAATGGGTAGAACGCAGTCTACTTCCATATAGAAAAAAATGCTAGTCCTTTTGTTACGCTAACGGGTACGATAGTGGAGCAAACTGCTGCGGTGCAGATGCTCCATTTTTTCGTTCTTAGGCAAGATAACAGAGAAACATTATCCGTGCAGGAGGCGTCTAATCTTAGACAGGCGATAGAACTCACTGGAGGATGATACACAGATGGAATTAGCACTTGGAATGATTTTAATATCCTGCTTAGTCGTATTTACGATTTGGAAGAGTGTAATTTGGATCCACAAGGGGATAAAATATAAGCAAACAGCTGAGATATTAAAAGGAATACTTGCCTTTTGCATACTCGCCTTATGCACTGGCATAAACTACTGGTTCGGATCAATCGTCTATGATATCTTCAAGATGTCTGAATCGATATCTTAAAAAAACTTTGCCGCGGAATCAATCGGCAGGTTCGCTCAGCTCCCTCAGAGAATAAGGTTTTTCTCACGAATGCTCGCTCATTCGCAGAATTTCACATTCATGTCTAAATAGGAGTTTAAAGGATTACATGAGATGGGCTAAGCAGTTCCGTTTGAGGGCATGCGGGAATAGAAGGTGCTGGTCTAATTACAACATCTTCCATATAAAGATTTACTGCACGTCTCTCTCCACAAGGTCCTTGGGATTCACTCTCCCAAATCTCAACGGGTCTATGCCCTCACATTCCTTCGTCCTATCTATCCAAGGTGTGGAGTCCGATCAACGTTAACGGAACGGGTCTATGCCCTAAAGCCTAAAAATCTCGGTACTCCGTGCTTTCTTTGTGAAATCCTGCGAAACGAGCTAATCTACGTGTCTGGGTTGCGAATTTAGTTGTTAAGCTGCTAGTGGCGGTTGAGTCTTATCCGCGGAGAAAGTTTGTCCTTCTCTCGCCATGGCTACAAGCATTCGAGCCAATTTACCAATCAACTTCATCATGGATTGCATTTTCGTCATTCGTTTTACTTCAATGTTGTGTGCATGCAGGGCTTGGAATGCACGATTGTGAGATAAGAGGTGAAACACCGAGAAGTACAAATGCTTCCGTAGTAATGAGTTTCCTCGTTTGGTTAGCTTAATGTGCCCCTTATACTTGCCAGAACTACGTTCCGCTAAGTTTAATCCAGCCTTTCGCAATAACTGATTCCCGTGAGACAGCTTACGTAAGTCCCCGCCAAATGCGAATATGGCAGCCGTTGCAGGAACGGAAACACCGGCGGATCGAACGAGATCAGAACAGGGGATTTCGGGCAATAGCTTTTCAATGATCTCGTCCGCTTCATCAATGATGTGGCAGATTCGTTCATATTCTTCGATGAGGTGCCTAAGTTCCCATTTGTCTTCTTCAAGGGCAGTAGCGTCTCCAACGCTATGTCTAGCGAGTGTTTGGAGCTGAGTCGCCTTGTTCCTGCCTCGCACACCGCCAGGTCTAGCCATATACACTCCCCAGGTTTGCACCATCTGCTCCGGAGTTAACTGCAATACGTCAGATGGGGCTGGAAAACGACGCAAAGTAGCTAATGAACGAGGGCTAAAAATATCTTCGAACGCTTGTCTGTATTCTGGAAAACGGATATCCAGCCAACGGTGGATTCTGTTCTTAATCCGTCCGGATTTAACAACCCAATGCTCTCTGTTTGTGACAATAACCCGTAAGCGGCGGAAGGCTTCTTCCTTTGGAGAGAAGGGCGTGTAGAACCCGCGACTCACTGCATCTGCAATGACCAAAGCGTCCTTTGGGTCATTCTTTGAGGGGGAGTTGTCTCTGTTTTCCTTATTGCGCTTGGTCGTCATTGGATTAACAAGAACAACTGAAACACCTTGTTTCATTAACCAATTGGCGATATTGAACCAGTAGTGACCGGTGCTTTCCATTCCCACAACGACGTCATTCAAGTTGTGCATTTTCTGTAATTTACGAATGTTGCTTATTAAATGCTCAAAGCCCACATGGTCGTTCGAAAACATAATTGAGCGATTGGTGAGGACAATACCTCGAAAGTTAATAGCTTGAGCAGCATGTTTCTCCTTGGCAATGTCGATGCCTATGACAAGGGTGGAAGTAGAAATACGTTCTACACGTTGATTTTGAGCTTTAATTAATCTAGACTTCATAATAACGCCTCCTAAGGTGAGTTCTGAGGGCTGCAACCCAGTACATACTCATCCTAGCGGGGCGTTCGTTTTTCTGCAAATTGAATCTACTAACACCTACAGGAATGTTAACGGGCAGTTTTGTAAAATGAGTTTATAGATTACATTCGCACTTATGTGCGTTAGAATAGAGTGTGTGTATGGAAATAATGTGGAGAGAAGTGGTTAAATGTTCAAATATACTTTATGTTTCGTGAAACAAAATAACAATTTGCTTTTGTTAAATAGAGATTTTGCTCCAACAAAGGGACTCTGGAACGGTGTAGGAGGTAAAATTGAAGAAAACGAAACACCGTTAGAATGTGCAGTACGTGAAACATTTGAAGAAACTGGAATTGAACTATTGAATATTCAGTATAAAGGAATCGTTACGTGGGATGTCGATGGAAGCTATTCAGGAGGCATGTATGCATTTTTAGCGGAACTACCACACGAATATGTCTATTTGACTCCTTCAAAAGTAGATGAAGGTATTCTAGACTGGAAACCAATAGACTGGATTTTATCTGAGGGTAACTTTGGTGTTGGAGAAATGATTCCTCAATTCTTGCCAACAATATTGAACAATGAAGGGTGTTATGAACATAAATGCACCTTATACAATAATAAGTTAACCAGCTATACTGCAATACCTATTACTCATGAACTTGTGTTGAACTAACGGACACAAGACTTTAATATAACAACACCACGAGGTTGCCGCGGGATCGTTCGGCAGCCTCGCTCTGCTAACTGGCAGTTTTGTCCAATACATGGGAGGTGTTTGAAATTAAAGGATACACATGTAGTTGCTGTGGTGATTACCATGATGAACTCCCGACGAGCTTCGGGAACCCAGCACCTGTTTATTACGACATTGCCTCGCCCGAGGATCAGGATAAGAGGTTTGATCTAGGAGAAGACTTATGTATTATGGATAATGAGTATTTTTTTATCCGTTGCTGCATTGAGATTCCTATTATCGATACCGATGAACACCTGATTTGGGGAGTCTGGGTTTCTCTGAGCGAGGCTAATTTCAATAAAACAAAAGAGCTCTGGGACAACCAGGAATTACTTGAGCCAATGTATAGTTGGCTTTCTACTTCTTTGCCTTGTTATCCCGACACAGTAAACTTAAAAGCATTTGTACACCATAGAGGAAATGGACTAAGACCTTACATCGAACTGGAACCTACAGACCATCCTTTAGCGGTAGAATCTAAAATTGGAGTTACATATGAACGTGTTCAACAGATAGCTGAAGAACTATGTTCAAATAACGAACGAACAATGACAAACTGGCCATTTGAAGATCGACAAAGTACGGCTGTAATTACAACATATGGGGTGATGATGAAGAAACGCTTCATTTTATATGTATCACATGATGAAGATGATGGAATCTGGCAATTTCTTGAGGGCGCAACAGTCGCTGAAGAAGAAGCAAGAATGATAACTCTAAAAGAAATAGTTGAATTAGACCCCAGCCTAATTGAACTATCTGACTTAACCTTGGGGTGGATAGCCTGGAGGGAATCAGTTAACGACCAGTGGCACAAGGTGAAGAAATAATTGGGCAAAGCAATTGCGCTAACGGGCACGATATTCCTAATAGAAAGTGACAACAAATTTCTTGAGAAAAGGTGAGTTCAATTGACTTTAGGTTACTTCTTACTTTCAGTTGTGATTTCAATTATTCTCTTTTATATTGTTGGTATTACGATTCAACCAAACAACAATGATGGAGGAATGATTGCTATTATTGGAATTGTTATTTCAATACAGCTCTCATTTATAACTGCAATTTTATTAAATAAAAAAACGTAAGGGACAGTAAAACTAATTTAAAAACAACAGGGTGTATTTTAAATGTAACTCTGAGTTTTATGCTAAAGGAAACGATAGCGTAATGATTATGTCTGGAGCAGGCGCCGCGGCAATCTTTTCCTGATCGTTGAAGTAACTGGCTCGGAACAATCATACTCAAATTGGGGCAGTAGAGCAGTTTTTGGATGCATGCTCGACAGAATGGAGGAGGGGGGAGTTCATGTTTTTTTTGAGGAGAATGGCCTTTTGGTTCTCAGTATTTAGCATCATTATTTGTTTTAAAGACTACTGGGAAACTCTTCATGATCCCATGATTCTCATGATTGGACTCGGACCTTTTGAACCATTTCATCATTGGATGCTTGATTTTGATCCTTTTAAGCCACCAAATACTGCCGATATCAGAGAAAAGTTTCCTGGTTATATAGCACATTTTATTTTTTTCTTTTTAATTGGAACAATTCTTGATAAATTTGCTCGATCATTTAAACGTAAGCGAAGGAACTAATGGACATAGAGACTGCCTCGCAATCAATCGGCAGCCACTCCGAAGGGTCACTATAATCCTTAACCATTTATACCCTCCACAAATATGGTAATATCGTTGAACTCCCTCGGTACGAATTAGTTTTCTCACGAATGCTCGCTTATTCGCAGGATTTCGCCCCTTTTATGAGGGATGAAAGTTAGGAAGAGCGACCCCGTTATAGACGTTGGCAACATGAAGGCGTAGGGGATAGAGGGGGAGGTTGTCGCCCCAGACATTTCCAGATACTGCACGCATTCTCCACGCCACCCTCGGAGGTTTTCACTCCCATGTCTCAACGGGTCTTTGCCCTCTCATTCCTTCGTTACACCTGTCCAAGGGGTGGAGGCCGGTCTTGCTAACGGTACGGGTCGGTGCCCTTTGGTTCAATGTATCCGGTACTCCGTGCTTTCTTTGAAATCCCGCGAATAAGCCAATCTACGTGCAACGCAACGGTATGACTTGGTTTAAGCAGCTTGCTGAAGAGGGCGTGTCTTCTGTGGGATGTAAGCTTGACCCGTACGTGCCATGCCGACCAGGATCCGAGCCAGTTTGCCGCATAGCTTCATGATCGGCCTCATTTTCTTCATCTTCTTCACGTTCACATTGTATGCATGCATTGCTTGAAACTCGGGATTATTCATCACGAGACTCATCGTCATCATGAAGATAAAGCGTCGAAGGCGAGATCGCCCGCGCTTGCTGATCTTCATCTGTCCGGTCCATTTACCTGAACTTGCTTCGGCAAGATTGAGACCCGCATGACGCAGCAGGGCATTTCCGTGAACAAAGCCGCTTAAATCGCCGGCCTCACCAAGAATACCGGCTAGCGAGATGGCACTAATCCCCTTAACGGCCAGCATGGACTTCGCGAAGGGAATGCGTTCTAATACGGAAACGATCTCACGCTCTACGTCCTTCAACTGTGCACAAGCCAAGTCATACTCTGCGAGCAGCTGCTTCAAATGAAGCTTGTAGGCCTGCTCTGCTTGTCTGGAACCGACAGAGCGTCCAGCCAGTGCGATTAAGGCGCGGGCCTTCCGCTCACCGCAGTGCCGCTTCATAAGAGACTTCCATCGCTGAATCAGATCTTGTGGTTGTAACTCGCTGAGTTCCGCTGGCGTTGGAAACAGACGAAGCGTAGCTAACGAACCAACGCCTATGAGGTTCCGGAATACCTGCCGCAGCTTAGGAAAAACCACGTCAACCCAGCGATGAATTTGGTTTTTGGCGCTTACGACTCGCTTCACTACAAAGTCCCGGTTGGAGAGTAAGACGCGGAGCTCTGTAAAGGCTTCAGGTGTGGTGCGTGCGATGGAGTAATACCCG
This is a stretch of genomic DNA from Paenibacillus sp. sptzw28. It encodes these proteins:
- a CDS encoding VOC family protein produces the protein MGEHITDNIPFKQKIGNCYVHVFDFERAYDFYTNILGLKPAWTSNDNNKPLAGFNMENGTGFIIVGMPSKVTPLPYAAFHFQCTDVAEAHRYLKEKGIQVTEISDSGDGFEFWDTEGNKLHTMAI
- a CDS encoding 8-oxo-dGTP diphosphatase; translated protein: MFKYTLCFVKQNNNLLLLNRDFAPTKGLWNGVGGKIEENETPLECAVRETFEETGIELLNIQYKGIVTWDVDGSYSGGMYAFLAELPHEYVYLTPSKVDEGILDWKPIDWILSEGNFGVGEMIPQFLPTILNNEGCYEHKCTLYNNKLTSYTAIPITHELVLN
- a CDS encoding IS110 family transposase is translated as MKFKSQARQNQLIEKITAQHLVVGIDIAQQTHVARAVNFRGIVIGNPLSFSNDEDGFLNLLQWIQRLQTAHHLTTAIVGMEPTGHYWLNVSRWLAERQFEVVLVNPHLVKKNKENRDNTPSKSDKKDALVIADMVKNGYYSIARTTPEAFTELRVLLSNRDFVVKRVVSAKNQIHRWVDVVFPKLRQVFRNLIGVGSLATLRLFPTPAELSELQPQDLIQRWKSLMKRHCGERKARALIALAGRSVGSRQAEQAYKLHLKQLLAEYDLACAQLKDVEREIVSVLERIPFAKSMLAVKGISAISLAGILGEAGDLSGFVHGNALLRHAGLNLAEASSGKWTGQMKISKRGRSRLRRFIFMMTMSLVMNNPEFQAMHAYNVNVKKMKKMRPIMKLCGKLARILVGMARTGQAYIPQKTRPLQQAA
- a CDS encoding IS110 family transposase encodes the protein MKSRLIKAQNQRVERISTSTLVIGIDIAKEKHAAQAINFRGIVLTNRSIMFSNDHVGFEHLISNIRKLQKMHNLNDVVVGMESTGHYWFNIANWLMKQGVSVVLVNPMTTKRNKENRDNSPSKNDPKDALVIADAVSRGFYTPFSPKEEAFRRLRVIVTNREHWVVKSGRIKNRIHRWLDIRFPEYRQAFEDIFSPRSLATLRRFPAPSDVLQLTPEQMVQTWGVYMARPGGVRGRNKATQLQTLARHSVGDATALEEDKWELRHLIEEYERICHIIDEADEIIEKLLPEIPCSDLVRSAGVSVPATAAIFAFGGDLRKLSHGNQLLRKAGLNLAERSSGKYKGHIKLTKRGNSLLRKHLYFSVFHLLSHNRAFQALHAHNIEVKRMTKMQSMMKLIGKLARMLVAMAREGQTFSADKTQPPLAA
- a CDS encoding copper amine oxidase N-terminal domain-containing protein codes for the protein MKMKRIYMFGLAALLAVGVPAGTAGTAQAAEAAAPTAANVPTAAEDETMAVPVSSAIQASAVQRVQMGRSDMAYVPLFGSRAADQDAIAKTVTIANRLLKNAKPTTEQLVGEDVYFATSVDIKLTDGTDIYLQFNDSQQVYILVGEDKYIAQDATAINEFYALLAVPPQRDISTLKPAIGQTVGVTGSDAGNYKGTVRIFVETPGSSGGYMTAKGVGYPSKRALLVFTAPYIEARYNFQFTMPAYGEAIDGTFKPITPGIYDLYIDTGWSRTSQRVMIAPPAAPALAINGVAVNDSALAPVVSNGVMLLPMRALAESFGWYVRWDAAHKAAFVSTQPDTQEINQGSSATLSLWVNGKQLTGVNAKPVIKKGRVYLPLRATSEAFGFQLTWTPSVRGTLLVFKPQLLDEGAYAGEAKKLAATKLLNGYVNAMNSRDAVALGRMFVKNGTPAQLFEIIGQRLITGIRSVTFEDRPGGALLAYVTFSYLFDPYGNKSGTPGIVFMQENGTWKISDVD
- a CDS encoding helix-turn-helix domain-containing protein, which encodes MRNKNMLIRIVSSYVLVGLLIIAVLTFVITSRVSRNLTLEINRSTDRAVEQSYNTANILLTSTYENYASAFGDANIQNGFYNEDFDTSALGRIGSKLYELGSTNPLVHSLYLFNYQKRLVFSSLSTVRTFDDFYDSGMLKLLDNIQPNRSGIFFSRHIRYDIDGKPYDSNLISLVYLSSIGRVTNGAMVVNLDQQTLQRMVMSGTGSSSFQSIILNKQGTVISHTDSAIINRNLSDQSYVKRIGASSEPKGTMELTMEGRKFRITYIKSDSLGWTFIGVIDYDNVLRNVEEMKRFILSATVVLLLSMLALAGFFTRIIYGPIHRLTRSVRDASFGSRERQPVSELDLLGGTFAYLENKIQDLQTSIVDYQSAKRHEVLQLLKTGGWTGDAEMVRKLKQAGIVFEHPHFLVCLLRIDSFRSLQDAYKQTDISLFKYAIANIAVELSPGTYQPVCFDCREDSIALIVNIPREAAGEDQEIAAALEQIQTNVGKFLKLSVSAALGTLVDGLAQIRHSWSSAYDASRYRIVLGAGCLINRDFPETREALQEGHIAHLEKQVTDRMKLGDLEKTREALGEFIAYARKAPFDEMMLVFAQLLIAVVRIAKAMGSAGQEVMRMDIGYLSQQLHLKESMEEIEQWYMELCEHSINMRDRQSQQKNKWIVDKVLRYIHENYSSPGLTVDTLVEVGGLSTNYMRKVFKDAVGQSISVYLTEYRFAKAKELLIQTDLPANRIGELVGFENTNYFYVSFKKHCGKTPDHFRKQPKFNVLDESISSV
- a CDS encoding DUF3986 family protein; protein product: MEISHWHLGYYKDGNDIEAVCFFEEDSWVVYYDDSNDSGLFVKSQPRHELFGVVIFKVRDYVEAENRFYEWVERSLLPYRKKC
- a CDS encoding sugar ABC transporter permease; the encoded protein is MSKSVTALRPEPEYAGTRMKKKRGAVGSIFYELRSNKFMYALALPGMLWFFVFAYFPMGGIVIAFQDFKAVKGIAGSEFIGLKNFDFFFRSNDWIKIVTNTVFLNVLFIGFGTIAAVAIAVMVTEIRGKAFKKISQSVMIFPHFLSWTVVAMIMTAFVATEGGFLNQILGAFGIPPVVFLSSPQYWPAILVLLKIWHGAGFGSIVYMASIAGINPEIYESASMDGASRWQKIRFITLPLLKPTIILLTILAVGGIFNGDFGLIYAIVGRNPALYPTTDVIDTYVFRALMDLGDMGMSAAVGFLQSFVGFVLVVAVNYIAKKTAPDSAIF